A region from the Corylus avellana chromosome ca7, CavTom2PMs-1.0 genome encodes:
- the LOC132186777 gene encoding E4 SUMO-protein ligase PIAL1-like isoform X2 yields MQSRTEGLVGAPLGGGPSEQCSTASLLVGRLAGLLAMHIRSGHLSDPSVFSDLCFSLAKGIDYAVATNEVPPKAQDLPILVKQVYKHQDNSSLQAAVMALMISVKNACMIGWFQNKDAGDLLALAKEIGKTFSNTEDICIEPSYALPSISKIMSRFYPCIKMGHILASLEVKAGYRTVVSDFHILKNMVVPMPKQIGLFVAQRDNMDTSSCIVTPPQANFLFNGKGVQGRNNVSMDTGPQLPTNITAMLKYGINLFQAVGQFNGNYLIVIAFMSMMSSTSETPALQDYVQPVVASLDSNSEIIEGPSRVSLNCPISHKRIKTPVKGHLCKHYQCFDYENFIEMNSRRPSWRCPLCNQSICHLDIRIDQDMAKILGEVAETVVDVIISADGSWVAVLENEDQTDQTGHETKSCQQERPQQCKCDASSSVPAEVVDLTMKGANASDAMCVSECTGKQHFLDDPPCFSVSRNLVQTEVRNSDRVDQNLSTQREENICSRIPSSVSAAPQCPMDGTSLWGGHVTAGISNFSSCNSILSPVLTNAASPVLNESVYVNGTVPLSLLQSQLLGPTYLQSQQFGFGRSNTRNENGMLPSVAINAGRTSTLPQASVSSSFEQRALNSLMLNSTSSANYQSTPFMVSHMNGCHAFHGGMDRGQQLLRPLASSSSLSDMALPSMRDHSLTQNWDVNKHHCISGQAVQQAASFPAQGLGAYHISSRSSSAHKNLLQSRAPHPRITSAMTQPQNIVHPSFHAQPVQFQQGDGSGNGMVNVDITQIHHGTASHPMAQMSRTPSFVPVQLQQSRNDSSLPPSTAGKRLRTTSEWRGSVGETIQPVLPADSSKTLASAQNWQPSGRMRGSLTGLVSSSTNARINLQAQAQYSAGRCN; encoded by the exons ATGCAGAGCCGTACGGAGGGGCTTGTGGGTGCACCACTTGGTGGTGGCCCAAGCGAGCAGTGCTCGACGGCGTCGCTTTTGGTGGGTAGGCTAGCGGGGTTACTCGCCATGCACATTCGGTCCGGTCATCTCAGTGATCCCTCTGTGTTCTCCGATCTTTGCTTCTCTCTGGCCAA AGGCATTGATTATGCAGTTGCGACTAACGAGGTTCCACCAAAAGCACAAGATTTGCCTATATTGGTTAAGCAG GTATATAAGCATCAGGATAATTCTTCCCTTCAAGCAGCTGTAATGGCACTTATGATTTCTGTCAAG AATGCTTGTATGATTGGATGGTTTCAAAACAAAGATGCAGGTGATCTTCTTGCATTGGCTAAGGAG ATAGGTAAAACTTTCAGTAATACCGAGGATATTTGCATCGAACCAAGCTATGCTCTCCCCAGTATTTCTAAAATCATGTCCAG ATTCTATCCATGCATAAAGATGGGCCACATACTAGCTTCACTTGAGGTCAAG GCTGGGTACAGGACCGTTGTCTCTGACTTCCATATCTTGAAGAATATGGTGGTTCCTATGCCAAAACAGATA GGTCTGTTTGTTGCTCAAAGGGATAATATGGACACATCCTCTTGCATTGTGACTCCACCTCAAGCAAA CTTTCTATTCAATGGGAAAGGTGTACAAGGAAGGAATAATGTTTCCATG GACACTGGACCACAGCTGCCAACAAATATTACTGCAATGCTCAAATATGGAATCAATCTTTTTCAAGCTGTGGGGCAGTTTAACG gTAATTATCTCATTGTTATCGCTTTCATGAGCATGATGTCATCAACTTCTGAAACTCCAGCACTACAAGATTATGTTCAGCCTGTTGTTGCTTCCCTTGATTCTA ATTCTGAGATAATCGAGGGGCCATCACGTGTTTCATTAAATTGCCCAATAAG CCACAAACGTATTAAAACTCCCGTAAAAGGACATCTCTGCAAGCATTATCAG TGCTTTGATTATGAGAACTTCATTGAAATGAACTCAAGAAGGCCATCATGGCGTTGCCCTCTTTGTAACCAGTCCATCTGCCACCTAGACATACGCATTGATCAGGATATGGCCAAG ATCTTGGGAGAGGTTGCAGAGACTGTTGTTGATGTGATAATCTCAGCAGATGGATCCTGGGTGGCTGTCTTGGAAAATGAAGATCAGACTGACCAAACAGGTCATGAGACAAAAAGTTGTCAGCAAGAAAGACCTCAGCAGTGTAAGTGCGATGCGTCGTCAAGTGTGCCAGCTGAAGTTGTTGATCTTACCATGAAAGGGGCCAACGCTAGTGATGCCATGTGTGTATCTGAATGTACTGGCAAGCAACATTTCCTGGATGATCCTCCATGTTTTTCTGTTTCAAGAAATCTTGTGCAAACAGAAGTCAGGAATTCGGATAGAGTGGACCAAAATCTTTCTACTCAAAGAGAGGAAAATATCTGCTCAAGAATTCCCTCGTCTGTTTCTGCTGCCCCACAATGTCCAATGGATGGCACTTCTCTTTGGGGTGGCCATGTAACTGCTGGCAtttccaatttttcttcttGCAATTCAATACTTTCCCCTGTCCTAACAAATGCTGCTTCTCCTGTTCTGAATGAATCAGTGTATGTAAATGGAACTGTCCCACTCTCATTACTGCAAAGCCAACTTTTAGGTCCCACTTACTTGCAATCACAGCAGTTTGGCTTTGGAAGATCGAatacaagaaatgaaaatggGATGTTGCCATCTGTAGCTATTAATGCCGGCCGAACTTCAACTCTGCCCCAGGCTTCAGTTAGCAGTTCATTTGAACAAAGGGCTTTGAATTCATTGATGCTCAACAGTACCTCTTCTGCTAATTATCAAAGCACGCCTTTTATGGTATCCCATATGAATGGATGTCATGCATTTCATGGGGGCATGGATAGGGGTCAGCAATTACTCAGGCCACTTGCGAGTTCTTCATCGTTATCAGATATGGCTTTACCTTCCATGCGAGATCATTCATTGACAcag AACTGGGATGTTAACAAGCACCATTGCATTTCTGGTCAAGCAGTCCAACAGGCTGCTAGCTTTCCTGCCCAAGGTCTAGGTGCTTACCACATCTCCTCAAGATCCTCCTCTGCGCATAAAAATCTATTGCAATCTAGGGCTCCTCACCCGAGGATAACTTCTGCTATGACTCAGCCTCAGAATATTGTCCATCCATCTTTTCATGCACAACCAGTGCAATTTCAGCAAGGAGATGGTAGTGGTAATGGCATGGTTAATGTTGATATCACTCAAATTCATCACGGGACTGCTTCTCATCCAATGGCCCAGATGTCAAGAACACCATCATTTGTGCCAGTTCAACTCCAACAATCTAGAAACGACTCTTCGTTACCTCCTTCGACGGCTGGTAAGCGGCTTAGAACAACTAGTGAGTGGAGGGGGAGTGTGGGCGAGACAATACAGCCGGTCTTGCCGGCTGATAGCTCAAAAACGTTGGCATCAGCACAGAACTGGCAGCCCTCAGGCAGAATGAGGGGAAGCCTCACAG GGCTCGTCTCAAGCAGCACCAACGCTAGAATTAATCTTCAGGCTCAGGCACAATATAGTGCTGGAAGGTGCAACTAA
- the LOC132186777 gene encoding E4 SUMO-protein ligase PIAL1-like isoform X1, whose protein sequence is MQSRTEGLVGAPLGGGPSEQCSTASLLVGRLAGLLAMHIRSGHLSDPSVFSDLCFSLAKGIDYAVATNEVPPKAQDLPILVKQVYKHQDNSSLQAAVMALMISVKNACMIGWFQNKDAGDLLALAKEIGKTFSNTEDICIEPSYALPSISKIMSRFYPCIKMGHILASLEVKAGYRTVVSDFHILKNMVVPMPKQIGLFVAQRDNMDTSSCIVTPPQANFLFNGKGVQGRNNVSMDTGPQLPTNITAMLKYGINLFQAVGQFNGNYLIVIAFMSMMSSTSETPALQDYVQPVVASLDSNSEIIEGPSRVSLNCPISHKRIKTPVKGHLCKHYQCFDYENFIEMNSRRPSWRCPLCNQSICHLDIRIDQDMAKILGEVAETVVDVIISADGSWVAVLENEDQTDQTGHETKSCQQERPQQCKCDASSSVPAEVVDLTMKGANASDAMCVSECTGKQHFLDDPPCFSVSRNLVQTEVRNSDRVDQNLSTQREENICSRIPSSVSAAPQCPMDGTSLWGGHVTAGISNFSSCNSILSPVLTNAASPVLNESVYVNGTVPLSLLQSQLLGPTYLQSQQFGFGRSNTRNENGMLPSVAINAGRTSTLPQASVSSSFEQRALNSLMLNSTSSANYQSTPFMVSHMNGCHAFHGGMDRGQQLLRPLASSSSLSDMALPSMRDHSLTQNWDVNKHHCISGQAVQQAASFPAQGLGAYHISSRSSSAHKNLLQSRAPHPRITSAMTQPQNIVHPSFHAQPVQFQQGDGSGNGMVNVDITQIHHGTASHPMAQMSRTPSFVPVQLQQSRNDSSLPPSTAGKRLRTTSEWRGSVGETIQPVLPADSSKTLASAQNWQPSGRMRGSLTGETYAAAFNQFMLQPTQSAQLSQTSSNLMSTPHGALQMQGLVSSSTNARINLQAQAQYSAGRCN, encoded by the exons ATGCAGAGCCGTACGGAGGGGCTTGTGGGTGCACCACTTGGTGGTGGCCCAAGCGAGCAGTGCTCGACGGCGTCGCTTTTGGTGGGTAGGCTAGCGGGGTTACTCGCCATGCACATTCGGTCCGGTCATCTCAGTGATCCCTCTGTGTTCTCCGATCTTTGCTTCTCTCTGGCCAA AGGCATTGATTATGCAGTTGCGACTAACGAGGTTCCACCAAAAGCACAAGATTTGCCTATATTGGTTAAGCAG GTATATAAGCATCAGGATAATTCTTCCCTTCAAGCAGCTGTAATGGCACTTATGATTTCTGTCAAG AATGCTTGTATGATTGGATGGTTTCAAAACAAAGATGCAGGTGATCTTCTTGCATTGGCTAAGGAG ATAGGTAAAACTTTCAGTAATACCGAGGATATTTGCATCGAACCAAGCTATGCTCTCCCCAGTATTTCTAAAATCATGTCCAG ATTCTATCCATGCATAAAGATGGGCCACATACTAGCTTCACTTGAGGTCAAG GCTGGGTACAGGACCGTTGTCTCTGACTTCCATATCTTGAAGAATATGGTGGTTCCTATGCCAAAACAGATA GGTCTGTTTGTTGCTCAAAGGGATAATATGGACACATCCTCTTGCATTGTGACTCCACCTCAAGCAAA CTTTCTATTCAATGGGAAAGGTGTACAAGGAAGGAATAATGTTTCCATG GACACTGGACCACAGCTGCCAACAAATATTACTGCAATGCTCAAATATGGAATCAATCTTTTTCAAGCTGTGGGGCAGTTTAACG gTAATTATCTCATTGTTATCGCTTTCATGAGCATGATGTCATCAACTTCTGAAACTCCAGCACTACAAGATTATGTTCAGCCTGTTGTTGCTTCCCTTGATTCTA ATTCTGAGATAATCGAGGGGCCATCACGTGTTTCATTAAATTGCCCAATAAG CCACAAACGTATTAAAACTCCCGTAAAAGGACATCTCTGCAAGCATTATCAG TGCTTTGATTATGAGAACTTCATTGAAATGAACTCAAGAAGGCCATCATGGCGTTGCCCTCTTTGTAACCAGTCCATCTGCCACCTAGACATACGCATTGATCAGGATATGGCCAAG ATCTTGGGAGAGGTTGCAGAGACTGTTGTTGATGTGATAATCTCAGCAGATGGATCCTGGGTGGCTGTCTTGGAAAATGAAGATCAGACTGACCAAACAGGTCATGAGACAAAAAGTTGTCAGCAAGAAAGACCTCAGCAGTGTAAGTGCGATGCGTCGTCAAGTGTGCCAGCTGAAGTTGTTGATCTTACCATGAAAGGGGCCAACGCTAGTGATGCCATGTGTGTATCTGAATGTACTGGCAAGCAACATTTCCTGGATGATCCTCCATGTTTTTCTGTTTCAAGAAATCTTGTGCAAACAGAAGTCAGGAATTCGGATAGAGTGGACCAAAATCTTTCTACTCAAAGAGAGGAAAATATCTGCTCAAGAATTCCCTCGTCTGTTTCTGCTGCCCCACAATGTCCAATGGATGGCACTTCTCTTTGGGGTGGCCATGTAACTGCTGGCAtttccaatttttcttcttGCAATTCAATACTTTCCCCTGTCCTAACAAATGCTGCTTCTCCTGTTCTGAATGAATCAGTGTATGTAAATGGAACTGTCCCACTCTCATTACTGCAAAGCCAACTTTTAGGTCCCACTTACTTGCAATCACAGCAGTTTGGCTTTGGAAGATCGAatacaagaaatgaaaatggGATGTTGCCATCTGTAGCTATTAATGCCGGCCGAACTTCAACTCTGCCCCAGGCTTCAGTTAGCAGTTCATTTGAACAAAGGGCTTTGAATTCATTGATGCTCAACAGTACCTCTTCTGCTAATTATCAAAGCACGCCTTTTATGGTATCCCATATGAATGGATGTCATGCATTTCATGGGGGCATGGATAGGGGTCAGCAATTACTCAGGCCACTTGCGAGTTCTTCATCGTTATCAGATATGGCTTTACCTTCCATGCGAGATCATTCATTGACAcag AACTGGGATGTTAACAAGCACCATTGCATTTCTGGTCAAGCAGTCCAACAGGCTGCTAGCTTTCCTGCCCAAGGTCTAGGTGCTTACCACATCTCCTCAAGATCCTCCTCTGCGCATAAAAATCTATTGCAATCTAGGGCTCCTCACCCGAGGATAACTTCTGCTATGACTCAGCCTCAGAATATTGTCCATCCATCTTTTCATGCACAACCAGTGCAATTTCAGCAAGGAGATGGTAGTGGTAATGGCATGGTTAATGTTGATATCACTCAAATTCATCACGGGACTGCTTCTCATCCAATGGCCCAGATGTCAAGAACACCATCATTTGTGCCAGTTCAACTCCAACAATCTAGAAACGACTCTTCGTTACCTCCTTCGACGGCTGGTAAGCGGCTTAGAACAACTAGTGAGTGGAGGGGGAGTGTGGGCGAGACAATACAGCCGGTCTTGCCGGCTGATAGCTCAAAAACGTTGGCATCAGCACAGAACTGGCAGCCCTCAGGCAGAATGAGGGGAAGCCTCACAGGTGAGACTTATGCTGCTGCTTTTAACCAATTCATGCTTCAACCTACCCAGTCTGCTCAACTTTCCCAAACTTCATCTAACTTGATGTCAACCCCGCACGGTGCATTGCAAATGCAAGGGCTCGTCTCAAGCAGCACCAACGCTAGAATTAATCTTCAGGCTCAGGCACAATATAGTGCTGGAAGGTGCAACTAA
- the LOC132186777 gene encoding E4 SUMO-protein ligase PIAL1-like isoform X3: MSRFYPCIKMGHILASLEVKAGYRTVVSDFHILKNMVVPMPKQIGLFVAQRDNMDTSSCIVTPPQANFLFNGKGVQGRNNVSMDTGPQLPTNITAMLKYGINLFQAVGQFNGNYLIVIAFMSMMSSTSETPALQDYVQPVVASLDSNSEIIEGPSRVSLNCPISHKRIKTPVKGHLCKHYQCFDYENFIEMNSRRPSWRCPLCNQSICHLDIRIDQDMAKILGEVAETVVDVIISADGSWVAVLENEDQTDQTGHETKSCQQERPQQCKCDASSSVPAEVVDLTMKGANASDAMCVSECTGKQHFLDDPPCFSVSRNLVQTEVRNSDRVDQNLSTQREENICSRIPSSVSAAPQCPMDGTSLWGGHVTAGISNFSSCNSILSPVLTNAASPVLNESVYVNGTVPLSLLQSQLLGPTYLQSQQFGFGRSNTRNENGMLPSVAINAGRTSTLPQASVSSSFEQRALNSLMLNSTSSANYQSTPFMVSHMNGCHAFHGGMDRGQQLLRPLASSSSLSDMALPSMRDHSLTQNWDVNKHHCISGQAVQQAASFPAQGLGAYHISSRSSSAHKNLLQSRAPHPRITSAMTQPQNIVHPSFHAQPVQFQQGDGSGNGMVNVDITQIHHGTASHPMAQMSRTPSFVPVQLQQSRNDSSLPPSTAGKRLRTTSEWRGSVGETIQPVLPADSSKTLASAQNWQPSGRMRGSLTGETYAAAFNQFMLQPTQSAQLSQTSSNLMSTPHGALQMQGLVSSSTNARINLQAQAQYSAGRCN; this comes from the exons ATGTCCAG ATTCTATCCATGCATAAAGATGGGCCACATACTAGCTTCACTTGAGGTCAAG GCTGGGTACAGGACCGTTGTCTCTGACTTCCATATCTTGAAGAATATGGTGGTTCCTATGCCAAAACAGATA GGTCTGTTTGTTGCTCAAAGGGATAATATGGACACATCCTCTTGCATTGTGACTCCACCTCAAGCAAA CTTTCTATTCAATGGGAAAGGTGTACAAGGAAGGAATAATGTTTCCATG GACACTGGACCACAGCTGCCAACAAATATTACTGCAATGCTCAAATATGGAATCAATCTTTTTCAAGCTGTGGGGCAGTTTAACG gTAATTATCTCATTGTTATCGCTTTCATGAGCATGATGTCATCAACTTCTGAAACTCCAGCACTACAAGATTATGTTCAGCCTGTTGTTGCTTCCCTTGATTCTA ATTCTGAGATAATCGAGGGGCCATCACGTGTTTCATTAAATTGCCCAATAAG CCACAAACGTATTAAAACTCCCGTAAAAGGACATCTCTGCAAGCATTATCAG TGCTTTGATTATGAGAACTTCATTGAAATGAACTCAAGAAGGCCATCATGGCGTTGCCCTCTTTGTAACCAGTCCATCTGCCACCTAGACATACGCATTGATCAGGATATGGCCAAG ATCTTGGGAGAGGTTGCAGAGACTGTTGTTGATGTGATAATCTCAGCAGATGGATCCTGGGTGGCTGTCTTGGAAAATGAAGATCAGACTGACCAAACAGGTCATGAGACAAAAAGTTGTCAGCAAGAAAGACCTCAGCAGTGTAAGTGCGATGCGTCGTCAAGTGTGCCAGCTGAAGTTGTTGATCTTACCATGAAAGGGGCCAACGCTAGTGATGCCATGTGTGTATCTGAATGTACTGGCAAGCAACATTTCCTGGATGATCCTCCATGTTTTTCTGTTTCAAGAAATCTTGTGCAAACAGAAGTCAGGAATTCGGATAGAGTGGACCAAAATCTTTCTACTCAAAGAGAGGAAAATATCTGCTCAAGAATTCCCTCGTCTGTTTCTGCTGCCCCACAATGTCCAATGGATGGCACTTCTCTTTGGGGTGGCCATGTAACTGCTGGCAtttccaatttttcttcttGCAATTCAATACTTTCCCCTGTCCTAACAAATGCTGCTTCTCCTGTTCTGAATGAATCAGTGTATGTAAATGGAACTGTCCCACTCTCATTACTGCAAAGCCAACTTTTAGGTCCCACTTACTTGCAATCACAGCAGTTTGGCTTTGGAAGATCGAatacaagaaatgaaaatggGATGTTGCCATCTGTAGCTATTAATGCCGGCCGAACTTCAACTCTGCCCCAGGCTTCAGTTAGCAGTTCATTTGAACAAAGGGCTTTGAATTCATTGATGCTCAACAGTACCTCTTCTGCTAATTATCAAAGCACGCCTTTTATGGTATCCCATATGAATGGATGTCATGCATTTCATGGGGGCATGGATAGGGGTCAGCAATTACTCAGGCCACTTGCGAGTTCTTCATCGTTATCAGATATGGCTTTACCTTCCATGCGAGATCATTCATTGACAcag AACTGGGATGTTAACAAGCACCATTGCATTTCTGGTCAAGCAGTCCAACAGGCTGCTAGCTTTCCTGCCCAAGGTCTAGGTGCTTACCACATCTCCTCAAGATCCTCCTCTGCGCATAAAAATCTATTGCAATCTAGGGCTCCTCACCCGAGGATAACTTCTGCTATGACTCAGCCTCAGAATATTGTCCATCCATCTTTTCATGCACAACCAGTGCAATTTCAGCAAGGAGATGGTAGTGGTAATGGCATGGTTAATGTTGATATCACTCAAATTCATCACGGGACTGCTTCTCATCCAATGGCCCAGATGTCAAGAACACCATCATTTGTGCCAGTTCAACTCCAACAATCTAGAAACGACTCTTCGTTACCTCCTTCGACGGCTGGTAAGCGGCTTAGAACAACTAGTGAGTGGAGGGGGAGTGTGGGCGAGACAATACAGCCGGTCTTGCCGGCTGATAGCTCAAAAACGTTGGCATCAGCACAGAACTGGCAGCCCTCAGGCAGAATGAGGGGAAGCCTCACAGGTGAGACTTATGCTGCTGCTTTTAACCAATTCATGCTTCAACCTACCCAGTCTGCTCAACTTTCCCAAACTTCATCTAACTTGATGTCAACCCCGCACGGTGCATTGCAAATGCAAGGGCTCGTCTCAAGCAGCACCAACGCTAGAATTAATCTTCAGGCTCAGGCACAATATAGTGCTGGAAGGTGCAACTAA